The sequence CTCAAGTCAGCCCAGCGCCTTCTCGAGGACGAGTTCGTCGCGGATGGGAATGCCGAAAGTGCCGGTCGCCGGGATGGTGGGCTTGAGGCGGCGGCTGTCCGCGATGGCGCCCGGATGAAGCGCGGCGAGCGCGTAGCCGCGCCGCTGGTAGAAGCGTACGGCACCGAGGTTGTCGTTGGTGGTCACCAGCCAGACCCGCCGGCCGCCGGCCGCGGCGACCGCGAGTTCGACGGCGCCGAGCAGCGCCGAGCCCACGCCGCGCCGCGGTTCGAAGGCATCGATCGTCACGAGTTCGGCCTCGGGACCGTCGACCCGAAATGTCGCCACTCCGGCTCGCTCGCCGTCGAGGTAGGCGACGAAGCCCGGCAGCGACGCCGGCGCGTGCGCCCTCCCCCGGCTGATGACGACCGCGCCGCCCCACAGGCGCTCGGTCTCCCGCGCCAGCCACTCGCGGTCGGCGCCCGATAGCTCGCGGACCTGCACGTCCGGAACGGCGAGCGGCCGCGCCAGGACGATGACATTGCCCTCGGGATCGGCGAAGTAGGCGGCCTCGTCGCCCCAGTCGCGGGGCGCGCGCTCGGAGAGGACGCGCGCGCCCGCTCGGAGCATGCGGGCGATCGCGGGATCCAGATCGGCGCAATGGAAGTACAGCTCGGTGCTCGTGATCGCGCTCTCCGGCACCGCAGCGGGCCGCACGCCCGTGTTGCGGCCGAACGCGTCGCGCTGGTAAACGCCCAGGCCGCGGCCGTCCGGCAGCGCATACTCGACGTACACGGGCACGTCGACCCGGCGCGGCCAGCCGAAGGCGGCGTCGTAGAACTCCGCGGCGCGCGCCAGGGAGTCCACCGCGAGGATGGTGAGGATGTGCTGCGTCATGGCCACCAGTCTACGCCCGGCGGCCCGGCAAGGTCAGTTCCTGGAGGCGCCCTTGGTGTAGTGCGGCTCGTAGAGCTGCACGGTGACGCCGCCCGGGGCCTTGAAGTAGGTCACCAGACCGTAGCCGTGGTCCTCGACGTCGCGGGTGAACTCCACTCCCCGGCCCTTGAGGTCCGCGACTGTGCCGTGGATGTCGTCGCAGTAGAACGACACGTCGTGGTCGCCCGCGTCGGCAGGGTTGTCCACGGGGTGGACGCCCATGTCGCCTTCCTTGAAGTCGAAGATCCACCAGCCCTCGCCGATGTCGCTGCCCGGCAGCTTGACCTGGTCGCGGAAGAAGGCCCTGGTGGCCTCGGGATCGGACGAATAGAACAAACCATGAATGCCACGGATCATTGCGCGGTCTCCCAGAATTGCTAGCGGGTGATCAGCGCAATGGTACCAGGCGCCCGAGGTTGGGGTTGACCGGCACGAGGCCGCCGACGTTGGACGACGGCATCCCGAGGAGGCTGCCGCCAGGCGAGTGAATGGGCACGTCGCGGCCGAGCGAACTCCCGAGCGCCGAGCCTCCCAGCAGGCGGGTGACGCCGTTCTTGATGCCGCCATAGGCGCCCGTGCGCTTGAATACCCAGCTTCCCAGCATGGCGCCGCCGAGGCCGGCGGCGATGCCGAGGATCGTGAGCGGAAGGCCGACGGTCATGCCGAAGGTCGTGGCGACCGCCAGGGCGACGCCCGAGGCCAGGGCGCCCGTGGCGCCGGAGACTGCGCCGCTGGCCGTGTCGGCCACGACCGACCCGGCCGCGCCGCTCACCGCCTCGCGGCCGCGGATGACCTTGTAGCCGTTGACCAGCAGGCTGATGACCCCGGAGAAGATGGCGCCGCTCTTGGCACCCGACAGCATGCCGCGGCCGATCTGCGACAGACTCTGCCGCCAGGGCGTTGCGCCGGCCGCCGGATCGGCGTAGGGATCCCAGCGCGGCTCGCCGTACCGGCCCACTCCCGGATCGGCGTAGCGGCCCGCGCCGTACCGCGGCATGCCGGGGTCGGCGTAGCGGCCCATACTCGGGTCGGCGTAGCGCGACATGCCCGGGTCGGCGTAGCGGCCGATACCCGGGTCGGCGTAGCGCGACATGCCGGGATCGAAGCGCGCGCCGGAATCGGCGAAACGGCCGGCCGATCGCCAGGCGTTGGCGTCCCAGTCGCCGCGGAGCACGCCGCGGTAGGCCGGGCCGGCGGGAAGCTCCGGCGCGAGGCCGGGATCGAGTCCCGGGTGGACGCCCACCAGGGGATCGCCGCCGCGGATTCCGCCGATGAGGCCGCGTACGCCGTCGGCGACCTGCGCGTTGGCGAAGACGCTGCCGAAGCCGTCCTTGACCTTCTGGCCGAGGGCGCCGGCCCAGTGGCCGAGGCCGCCGGGCGCCAGGCCCGGCCCGTAGCCGCCGGAGATCGGATCGATCAAACCACCACCACTCATTGGCACGCTCCCATCTGTTCAGGCTTCTATGCGCCGTACGCGAGGTGTTAATGGTTAAGGTCTCACCATCTCGGGGCCAAGATTGGCTTAAGCCGGCAAGCGCACAGGAAAGCTCGGCCGGATCGGACTGCGACCCCGGGCGCCGATGGGGCGATACTGCCAGGCGGCACATGAGGAGAACGTATGTCCGCGACCCTGGCCCTGATCGTCTATTCCGCGGCTCTGGCCGCCCAGCCCGCCACCCTGCGCTCGGAGAGCCAGGGCTACACCGTCCGGCTCCAGGTGGGCGCGCCGGACCCCAGCCTGGCTCAGGGGCCCACGACGCCGGCCGAGGCACTCGCCATGCTGCCGCCCGGCCGTCCGGGCGCCGGCCCCGGCAATCCGCCCCCGGCCATGCAGGCGCGCGCCAGGACGCGCGGCGGTGGCGGCGGCGCGGCCCGGCAGCAGGTCGGCCCGGTCACCCTGCTCGAGATAGGCAAGCCCACGCACGCGTTCCGGCTGACCGTCGAGAAGGCCCCCAGGGGCGCCGCACTGGAGCGGGCGCGCGTGGTGGCTGTCGAGACCGAGACCTACGACGTGTCGGTGGCCGCGATGCGCCGCCTCGACCGGACCGGCGAGTTCGGCGGCAACGTCGTGCTGCCGGGCGCGGGGCCCTACAAGGTCGTCGCGCGCATGCTGACCAAGGACGGCGCGCCCGTCGTGTTCAAGTTCGATTTGCCCAGGTAGGTTCGACCCCGGAACGAGTGGGGCCGCCCTCGCAGTGGGGCCAGCCTCGCAGTGGGGCCGGCCTCCGTGCCGGCCATTGCAGCCCGCTAGGCCAGCGTGACCGTGTAACCCTGATACCGGATGCTGCGGCCGTCGGCCAGCAGGTCCGACGAGACGGTCTTGCCGCCTTCGAGGAAGATGTCGAAGCGGGCGTCGCCGCTTGGCAGCCGGGTGCTGGTCATGCGATCCACGCGCTGCGGCCGGCTCGAGTTCTGCTGGAAGAAGAGCTGGTTGCCTTCCCAGTAGACCCGGGCCTGGCCGAAGCCGGTGGCCGACACCACGATCTGGTTGCCGTAGCGCTGCGACGAGACGGGCACGAAGCCCAGCGCCAAGCCGCTGCCGGTCGGGAACATCTGGAAAGCCTGGGCCCTGGCGTCCTGATTGACCGAGGGGTAGGCGGTGCCCGGCATGGCCGGCGCGGCGGCGGGGTTCCCGGTCGTGACGCTGCGGAACAGCCGGCGGAAGAAGTCCAGGATGCTCTGCCAGATGGCCGACAAGGTATTCATGACGCCGCCGGTCTGCGGGGCGGGCGCGGCCGGCGCGGGCGGCGGCGCCAGGGTACCCCAGGCCACGTTGTCGCGGGCCACGGGCGCGCCGGGAATCGCCTGCGGAGCGTAGTAGGGCTGCGCGCCGTAGGGCTGGGGCCCTCCGGGCGGGGCGGTCGCCCGGCCCAGGGCTTGCGCGAACGCGTTGGCCGCTAGCGAGATCTTGTTGAGGACGTCGGCGGAATCTCCCATGTTTCTATCGTCCGCCCCGCCGGGTTCGACCTGACGCGACCCGAGTTAAGCTCGATTCAAGCTTGCCATGGCGTTGCCTTAACCTGCGAGCTGGCCGACGGTCTCGCGGAAGCGGTCGGCCACCGGGATCACGCGCCCGCTCCGGCGAAACTCGAAGGTGCGGATGAAGGTCTCGACGAGCTTGGCATCCAGTTGCCCGGCTCCGGCCGCCTTCCGCAGGCGGGAGTAGGCCTCGATCGGCGCCATGCCCTGGCGGTACGATCTCGTGCTGGTCATCGCGTCGAAGGCGTCCGCGATCGAGACGATCTTGGCGAGGGGATCGATTTCCGCGCCGCGCAGATTCAGCGGGTAGCCCCCGCCGACCGGCCGTTCGTGGTGCTGGCGGACGATGGCGAGGATGCTCGCCAGTTCCTTGACGCGGCCCAGCATGTGGTCGGCGCCGATGGTCGTGTGGTGCTTCATGATCTCGAACTCGACCTGCGTCAGCGCACCTTCCTTGCGCAGGATGCTGCGCGGAATCGCGGTCTTGCCGATGTCGTGCAGGACGGCGCCCAGTTCCAGCCGCTCCAGGTGCGCTTCTCCCAGCCCGATCGCCTCGCCCAGCATCCGGCTGTACTGGCCCACCCGGCGCACATGGCCGGCGGTGTAGGCGTGGTGCCGCTCGAGTACCGCCAGGAGATCGCCAGCAAGCGCCATGCGGCCTCCCGGACTAGCGAGCGGGTTGTGGAACGGGGTCCGCCGGGCCTGATGCTCGGCAAGCACCGCCAGGATCCGCTGCGCGGCGGGGCTGCGGCCGACGAGCGCCGCGGGACCCGGGACGCCGCTGACGGCGCCTTTCCACGTGTCGCGCCCCAGCGACGGCTTGCCGCCCTTGGCGCCGACCCGCGGAACGGCGCGCGAGGTTCCGCGCAGGCCGCCCAGGCGCTCCAGGCCGCGGCCGATGATCGACCGCCCGAACTCGCTAAGCGGCTTCAACGAGACCCTCCTCTTCCAGCAGGGTTTTCACCGCGCCGGCTCCGGAGCGTGCGGACCCAGGTTGAAATCGGGGGTAAGATTCTCTTAAGACAGGAGCTGCCGACCGATTGACCGCCCTGACCGATCTTGCGGCCCTGGTGCCGTGGCTGATCTTCTTCGCTACATGGTGGATCTGGTCCTGGCGCGCCCGGGCGGAGGTCGCCAGGGCCGAGACCGTGGCCTCGCGTTACTTCCACCTGGTGCTCCTGTACGCGTCGTTCCTGCTGCTGGGCGCGCGCCTGCTCCCCCTTGGCCCCGTCTCCGCCCGCCTCTACGAGGCCGGCCCCGCTGCCGGCTGGGCGGGCATCGCCCTAGAGGTCGGGGGACTGGCTTTCGCGATCTGGGCCCGGGCCGCGCTGGGCGCCAACTGGAGCCTCAACGTCGCGGTCAAGCGCGATCACCGGTTGGTACTCGCGGGGCCCTACGGCATCGTGCGGCACCCGATCTACACGGGCCTGCTCGCGATGTTCCTCGGGGCGGCCCTGGCGTTCGGGACCGCGGCCGGCTTCGCCGGGACGCTATTGATGGCGATCGCCTACCTTCGCAAGATCCGCCTGGAGGAGCGCTGGATGCGAGAGGAATTCGGCGACGCGTACGACACCTACGCCGCCCGGGTGCGGGCCCTGGTCCCCTTCGTCTTCTAATCGCGCCCGGGGCAGGGGAGTTACGATCAGCCCCGCCATGAATCGCGAAGTCGAACGCGACCGCCCGCTCCGGCAGAACGTGCGGTTCCTCGGCAACTTGCTCGGCGACGCGATCCGCGTGCAGGCCGGCTACGAGGTCTTCGAGTTGGAGGAGCGCCTGCGGATCCTGTGCAAGCGCCGGCGGTCGCATCCGACGCGAGCCCGCCGCGAGCAGATCGCCGCGCTCGTCAGGGATCTCGACACGCGGCGAGCGGCGGGAGTGGCGCGAGCCTTCACCGTCTACTTCCAGCTCGTGAACCTGGCCGAGCAGGTGCACCGGGTGCGGCGCCGCCACCAGATCCTGGCGACCGGCGACGCATTGGTGCCTCGGTCGTTCGACGCGGTCCTGGGGGACCTATCGAGGCGCGGCACGCCCCAGCCTGCAATCGCGGGCGTCCTCGATCGCCTCTGCGTTTCGCTGGTCATCACGGCCCACCCGACCGAACCGAACCGCCTCACGGTCCTCCACAAGTTGCGGCGCATCTCCGACAACCTGCTCGACCTCGATCGGGCCGACCTGGAACCCCACCGCCGCCGCGAGATCGAGGAGTGGATCCGGGGCGAGATAGAGGGTCTCTGGCAGTCCGACTTCACGCGGCGCATCGCCCCGACCGTGGCGGACGAGGTCCGCCACAGCCTCTTCTACATGGGCGGCACCCTCATCGCGGCGTTGCCCAGGGTCCTGGCGGAGCTGCAGGAGAGTCTCGACCGGTTCTACCCCGGGCTGCAAGCTCCCGACTGCCTGCGCTTCGGCACCTGGATCGGCGGCGATCAGGACGGCAACCCGGCGGTGACCCCGCAGGTGATACGCCGGACGGTAGCCCTGCGCCGCGACGCCATCCTGGCCTACTACCGGCGGCGCTTCGACGATCTGTACGACCACCTGTCTTCGTCCGTGCACCAGGTCGATCCGGGCCCGGACATCTTCGCCGAGATCCGCGCGGAGTACGCCGCCCTGCCCGAGGCCCAACGGCCCAGCTTCGCCAAGGTCGAGCACGAACCCTTCCGGCAGAAGGTGCTGCTGATGCAGAGCCGCTACGAGTACGAGGCCGACGTCAACCGCGCCCTGGCGCGCGATCTCGCCGACATCGAGCGCGCCCTCCTGCACGCCCGGGCGGTCCATCTGGCCGAACGCGTGGTGCGCCCCCTGCGGCGCCAGGTCGCGGCGTTCGGCGCGCATTTCGCCGAACTCGATCTGCGGCAGCACGCCCGCGCCTTCGGAATCGCCCTGGCGGATCTCCTGGAAGCCCGGGGCCAGGCGGACGATTACCTGGCGCTGGCCGAGTCCGACCGGCGAACGCTCCTCGACCAGATCCTGGAAGGCGGCCGGCCGGAGCGCCTGCCGCGCGAGCCGCGGCGCGACGAGACGCGCCTGGTGCTGGAATCCCTCGACGAGGCGCGCCGCATCCGCTTCCATTTCGGGGAAGCCGTCATCCGCAACCTGGTGATCTCGATGACGCGGGAGGTTTCCGACGTGCTGGGCGCCCTGGCCCTGCTGCGCGAGACCGACCAGGTCCGCCGCACGCCGGACGGCCTGCGCTCGGATCTGGCCCTGGTGCCGCTCTTCGAAACCATCGACGATCTCCGGCGAGCCCCGGTCGTGATGGGAGAGCTATTCGCGCACCCCCTCTACCGCCAGGTCCTGGCCGGCCATGGCGGCCGCCAGGAAGTGATGCTCGGCTACTCGGACAGCAACAAGGACGGCGGCATCTTCACGTCCAACTGGGAGCTCTACAAGGCACAGCGCGCGCTGGCCGCGGTCGCCGACGCCGCCGGCGTGGACCTCTCGCTATTCCACGGCCGGGGCGGCACCATCTCGCGCGGCGGCGGCCCCACCCACGAAGCGATCCTCGCGCAGCCTCCGGGGTCGGTGCGGGGCCGCCTGCGCCTGACCGAACAGGGCGAGGTCCTCCACTGGAAGTACGCCCTGCCCGACCTGGCCGAATGGAACATGGAGCTCGTCCTGGCGGCCACCATCCGGGCCTCGCTCGAGTTGCCCGAACCCCCGGACCAGGGCCGCGACGCGGCGATCGAGCGCATCTCGGAGGCCGCCGGCCGCGCCTACCGCGATCTCCTGGAAGATCCCGGCTTCGGAGACTTCTTCCGCCAGGCGACGCCCATCGCCGAGATAGGCGAGCTCAACATCGGGTCGCGGCCGACCACGCGGCGGCCCATTCGCTCCGGCGGCGAATGGCTCGCCGAACTGCGGGCCATCCCCTGGAACTTCGCCTGGCAGCAGGCCCGCTTCCTGCTCACGGGCTGGTACGGCGTCGGCTCGGGACTGGCCGCGTTCGCCGCCGAGGAAGTGGGCAACCTGGCGCTACTGGCCGGCTGGAACCGTTCGTGGCCCTTTCTCGCGCTCCTGCTGGACAACGTCTGCGTGTCCCTCGCCAAGGCCGACATGGGCATCGCCCGCCTGTACGCCGACCTGGTGGAGGACAGGGCCCTGGGCGATCGGCTCTACGACCGGATCAACGCCGAGTTCGAATTGACGCGGGACATGATCCTGGCGATCACCGGCCGCAAGCGCCTCCTGGACCACAACCCGATGCTCCAGAAGTCCATCATGCGGCGCAATCCCTACGTGGACCCGCTGAGCTTCCTCCAGGTGGATCTCCTGCGCCGCAAGCGGGCGACCGGTCGCGAAGCCGATCCGGAGACGCGCGCCACCCTCGATCGCCTGCTGACCCTCTCCATCAACGGCGTCGCGGCCGGAATGCGCTCCTCGGGCTAGACCCCCAAGGCGGGTCTAGATTCGCCGGCGCGGCGCCAGGCGGATGGTCGCGGCCACGCCGTAATGGTCGGAGAGGGGTTGGTCCTTGAGCGTGACCCTGCTGTCCAGCACCTCGACGTCCACGTCGCGGCCCGGCAGGTAGAAGACGTAGTCGATGCGCTCGCCTTCCGGGGCGCGGGCACGATCGCGCCAGGGGTTGCCGGGATCGGCCGTGTAGCCCGGGTCGGTGGGGTTGGCCTTGCGGAACGCGTCGATCGGGCCGAGCATTTCCTTGAAGTGCCCGTAGGCGTCTTCGTCCTCGAGCATGTTGAAATCGCCCAGGAAGAAGGCGGGATGGCCCTGGTCGTTTTCCTTGAAGAACGTTACCAGGTCCTTGACGTCCTCGACCCGCACCTGCTCGTAAGGGGCATGGGCCTGGAAGTGCGTGTCATAGATGTCCACCGGCCCGACCTTCGGCACGTCCAGGCGGGCGAAGAGCACGCCCTTCTGGGCCAGGCAATCGGTGGTGGCGCACTTGCGGAACGGCCGGAAGCGGATGTCGCCGAGCGGATACTTCGACAGGATGGTCAGGCCGCTGGATTGCGGATGGAACAGGGTGCCCTTGTCCTGCCGGTAGGCATGCGGGTAGACGCCCGACTCCAGGATGCGCTCGGATTCTCCGGTGAAAGTCTCCTGCAACCCCACCACGTCGTGGCCCGCGATAGCCTGGGGGATGGCCGCGAAACGCTTCTTGAGCTCCTTGCCCAGCGGCGCCGGCAACCCGAAGACGTTGTACGAGAGGAGCCTGAGGGTGACGCCCTCCTCGGCGCGGGCGGAAAGACGCGACCCGAGAGGCCCTTGCAGCCCCGGGCCCACCGCTCCGCAACCGACCAGGGTAACCAGAGCCAGGACCAGACCGAACCGACGCATCATCAACAACAGACTAACAAAAGGTTAACAACCCGGCAAGCCCCTTCTCCGTGGTAAGCTCTCTCCGGAATAACCCGCAGAGAAAAAGGAGTTCGGACCGTGCGGAAAGCTCTCGCCATCCTCGTCGCCGCCGCTATCCCCGTCACCTTCGCCAGTGCCGCGTTCGCCGCCAAGGGCGATGCCGCCAAGGGCAAGGCGATCTACGTGAGGTCCTGCGCCATGTGCCACGGCGCCATCAGCGCCGGGAAGCCGACGCTGCCCAATGCCGCCGACTTCTTCAAGGGCCAGTTCAAGCTCACCAAGGGCGCCGAAAAGGAGATGGACAAGCTGATCAAGGTCGGCGGGGCCGCCTACGGCAAGGGCGGCACCGCCCAGATGCCCCCGCAGCCCCAGCTATCGGACAAGGATCGCGCCGACGTCATCG is a genomic window of Candidatus Tanganyikabacteria bacterium containing:
- a CDS encoding isoprenylcysteine carboxylmethyltransferase family protein, producing the protein MTALTDLAALVPWLIFFATWWIWSWRARAEVARAETVASRYFHLVLLYASFLLLGARLLPLGPVSARLYEAGPAAGWAGIALEVGGLAFAIWARAALGANWSLNVAVKRDHRLVLAGPYGIVRHPIYTGLLAMFLGAALAFGTAAGFAGTLLMAIAYLRKIRLEERWMREEFGDAYDTYAARVRALVPFVF
- a CDS encoding GNAT family N-acetyltransferase, which encodes MTQHILTILAVDSLARAAEFYDAAFGWPRRVDVPVYVEYALPDGRGLGVYQRDAFGRNTGVRPAAVPESAITSTELYFHCADLDPAIARMLRAGARVLSERAPRDWGDEAAYFADPEGNVIVLARPLAVPDVQVRELSGADREWLARETERLWGGAVVISRGRAHAPASLPGFVAYLDGERAGVATFRVDGPEAELVTIDAFEPRRGVGSALLGAVELAVAAAGGRRVWLVTTNDNLGAVRFYQRRGYALAALHPGAIADSRRLKPTIPATGTFGIPIRDELVLEKALG
- a CDS encoding HD-GYP domain-containing protein, with the translated sequence MKPLSEFGRSIIGRGLERLGGLRGTSRAVPRVGAKGGKPSLGRDTWKGAVSGVPGPAALVGRSPAAQRILAVLAEHQARRTPFHNPLASPGGRMALAGDLLAVLERHHAYTAGHVRRVGQYSRMLGEAIGLGEAHLERLELGAVLHDIGKTAIPRSILRKEGALTQVEFEIMKHHTTIGADHMLGRVKELASILAIVRQHHERPVGGGYPLNLRGAEIDPLAKIVSIADAFDAMTSTRSYRQGMAPIEAYSRLRKAAGAGQLDAKLVETFIRTFEFRRSGRVIPVADRFRETVGQLAG
- a CDS encoding VOC family protein; the protein is MIRGIHGLFYSSDPEATRAFFRDQVKLPGSDIGEGWWIFDFKEGDMGVHPVDNPADAGDHDVSFYCDDIHGTVADLKGRGVEFTRDVEDHGYGLVTYFKAPGGVTVQLYEPHYTKGASRN
- the ppc gene encoding phosphoenolpyruvate carboxylase, whose translation is MNREVERDRPLRQNVRFLGNLLGDAIRVQAGYEVFELEERLRILCKRRRSHPTRARREQIAALVRDLDTRRAAGVARAFTVYFQLVNLAEQVHRVRRRHQILATGDALVPRSFDAVLGDLSRRGTPQPAIAGVLDRLCVSLVITAHPTEPNRLTVLHKLRRISDNLLDLDRADLEPHRRREIEEWIRGEIEGLWQSDFTRRIAPTVADEVRHSLFYMGGTLIAALPRVLAELQESLDRFYPGLQAPDCLRFGTWIGGDQDGNPAVTPQVIRRTVALRRDAILAYYRRRFDDLYDHLSSSVHQVDPGPDIFAEIRAEYAALPEAQRPSFAKVEHEPFRQKVLLMQSRYEYEADVNRALARDLADIERALLHARAVHLAERVVRPLRRQVAAFGAHFAELDLRQHARAFGIALADLLEARGQADDYLALAESDRRTLLDQILEGGRPERLPREPRRDETRLVLESLDEARRIRFHFGEAVIRNLVISMTREVSDVLGALALLRETDQVRRTPDGLRSDLALVPLFETIDDLRRAPVVMGELFAHPLYRQVLAGHGGRQEVMLGYSDSNKDGGIFTSNWELYKAQRALAAVADAAGVDLSLFHGRGGTISRGGGPTHEAILAQPPGSVRGRLRLTEQGEVLHWKYALPDLAEWNMELVLAATIRASLELPEPPDQGRDAAIERISEAAGRAYRDLLEDPGFGDFFRQATPIAEIGELNIGSRPTTRRPIRSGGEWLAELRAIPWNFAWQQARFLLTGWYGVGSGLAAFAAEEVGNLALLAGWNRSWPFLALLLDNVCVSLAKADMGIARLYADLVEDRALGDRLYDRINAEFELTRDMILAITGRKRLLDHNPMLQKSIMRRNPYVDPLSFLQVDLLRRKRATGREADPETRATLDRLLTLSINGVAAGMRSSG
- a CDS encoding cytochrome c, which produces MRKALAILVAAAIPVTFASAAFAAKGDAAKGKAIYVRSCAMCHGAISAGKPTLPNAADFFKGQFKLTKGAEKEMDKLIKVGGAAYGKGGTAQMPPQPQLSDKDRADVIAFIKTMKKGK
- a CDS encoding sphingomyelin phosphodiesterase, with translation MMRRFGLVLALVTLVGCGAVGPGLQGPLGSRLSARAEEGVTLRLLSYNVFGLPAPLGKELKKRFAAIPQAIAGHDVVGLQETFTGESERILESGVYPHAYRQDKGTLFHPQSSGLTILSKYPLGDIRFRPFRKCATTDCLAQKGVLFARLDVPKVGPVDIYDTHFQAHAPYEQVRVEDVKDLVTFFKENDQGHPAFFLGDFNMLEDEDAYGHFKEMLGPIDAFRKANPTDPGYTADPGNPWRDRARAPEGERIDYVFYLPGRDVDVEVLDSRVTLKDQPLSDHYGVAATIRLAPRRRI